The Syngnathus scovelli strain Florida chromosome 18, RoL_Ssco_1.2, whole genome shotgun sequence genomic interval cctagccctagcgctaaccccaaccctaactctaacccaagctctaaccctagctctaaccccaaccctagcgctaaccccaaccttaactctaaccctaacccgagctcccactgagattcgaacccaggtcgctggggtgacagcccagagcactaaccactaccctatggaagccttgctctcaggctgtggaacatgtatggtcttatggagcagctcacaagaagactagatcagtgaaaaacttTTGagccccactgagattcgaacccaggtcgctggggtgaacgcccagagcactaaccactaccctatggaagccttgctcttagTCTAAGGAACATGTacggttttatggatcagctcacaagaCGACTAGATGAGTGAAAaaattttgggtcccactgagattcgaacccaggtcgctggggtgaacgcCCAGAGGActgaccactaccctatggaagccttgctctcaggctatggaacatgtatggttttatggagcagctcacaagaagactagatcagtgaaaaatgtttgagccccactgagattcgaacccaggtcactggggtgaacgcccggaggactaaccactatcctatggaagccttgctctcaggctatggaacatgtatggttttatggatcagctgacAAGAAGACTagctcagtgaaaaatttttgggtcccactgagattcgaacccaggtcgctggggtgacagcccagagcactaaccactaccctatggaagcgttgctctcaggccatggaacatgtatggttttatggagcagctcacaagaagactagatcagtgaaaaattttggagtcccactgagattcgaacccaggtcgctggggtgaacgcccagaggactaaccactaccctatggaagccttgctctcagtacaaggaacatgtatggttttatggagcagctcacaagcgccttagtgaagactccacagcagatgtcatcacaacacattgtgtacacgaacacctagcaaagtacaatttaaaatgacactttcgaagtaccgttaaacttacaaaagaagagccctaaacaaaacagtgcaagcaagtGTAAATTGCCGgttgaaatagccgactggttagtgactcgagctcttgctcggtaagaacttggttcgatcccaggtgcgaaaaAAGTTACTTTgttgtgctttatttatttatttattcttttttttttaaaccttgtgtagtgtacctattgaaggtgtacctacacgtattgtcatataaagcatgattaagctgatttttatgttttaattggcgaataaagaaacaaggaataaaacaccagacaacataaaagtttattaaaaatatctaatgtgaaattgcagtagatatattggataaaaaTATTTAGGCATATACACGTTAttcaaaaacgactataagtgttatactacgatacaagtgtttaccagctcagtggcctgagaggagagtgtccgccctgagattgggaggtcgggggttcaacccccggccgggtcataccagtgaccattataacaatggtactcatttcttccctgcttggcactcagtgtaaggggttgaaatggggcccccccccccctgctgctcacgatcattgggacttttgtaaggcaggggtgtccaagtccagtcctcgagggccgcgttcctacatgttttccaagtttcccttgttaaacacacctgattcaaatgatcagttcatcctcacgttctgcaggagcctgatcattgaaccaggtgtgtttaacgagggaaacttggaaaacatggaggaacgcggccctcgaggactggacttggacacccctggcacttttcactttcaaatcaaatccatttttatttgccaagtttgattcattgaacgattcgtttgagagAACGGATTCTAAAGatacagttcacttaaaagatgtACATCACTAGTGGCAGTCTGCCactcagcttcttcatcagataatCGTTGTTTTGAATGACGGACGACAGAGACAAAAATGGCTCATACACATGGAGTCTCAAAAACCTATTAGTCAGTCATTTTTGTGCATTTATTGCTTCATAAAAGTTCATAAAAATAACAACAGATACTTTATAACACATCCATATGTTCGTGGGGGGGGTCAAATATATGGAGAGAGGTTAGTCTTCATTTTTGTcttcattgtcttttttttcgttTGAGGATTTGTGCTGCAAAATATGGAAAATTCCGATCCGTATTGGACATGACGTCAAGTTCAAAGTAATGACCATTTTAGAAAAAAGGACCAAAGCCTCCGAATGTGGGGAAGAAGAGTCGGGGTGGTGGCGCTCTTCTTCGTCTCGACTCCCTTAGCCAAAGTTTCTTCCTCTTGGGGTCCGCGTGACCTGGGAGGAGCCAGACAAAGCTTTGTCAAATTTGACACAATACATGTAATGTTAACGAGGATAAACAATCTTGTTTGAATGTCTTGGGCCAAAATCGGGACCCCCAAAACACgcacggccggccggccggccggcacacGTTTGTCACCTCTGCTGAGGCCGTAGTCTCCTTCCTCGTCGCCCTCGTCGTCATCGCCAGCCGGGTTCTGGGCGAAGCTCCTCAGATAGCGCTGGTGGTGTGAGCAGGCGACGGGAAGATTGTGTCTGCGGCGGCGATGCTCGTCGTCGTCTGTTGGGACATCTGTTTTGGaacaacaaaatatatataccttCGGTgatgatggacggacggacggatggatcttGATGCCCACAACATGGGCGACACCTGACCACAACCCGAAATACATAGCAATGTCTATTCATATTAAACATGGCTGAGTTGATTGTGATTAGTCATGTAGTAAATAAAATGGAATTTGCTTATTGCTCCCTGCAGGTCATTTCCATTTCTTTTGATTTATGGGCAGCACCGGGGAGACGAATGACGGCACCAGATTACAGGCCCATTGTGTCGTGTAATTAAGTCGGCGCAAAGGAAGCGAGGGGTGGGGGTTCAGATGCTCTCCGAGCTCACTTTgtacaattgtttgatttgcaatTTTAGGGAGGAGTTTTTTCCTCTCAAGTTCTCTCACTATGCTTGGGTCTACCGGATCAATATATTCTTGATCGCAGTGTGGTCACCCGGGTAACGAGATGGCGTTCGACAGCAATCCATCATGGTAATGAACGCAGGCAAATAAAAAGGAGATCAAATGGTGTTTGAAATCAATCACTATTGTGGAATTCCCAATTATGATTTAGAAAACTAGCAACAGCAATGCGTGACTCCAAACTAAAGCGCTGCTTCGTATGATGAATGTGGCACAACAcacctgagctgagctgagccgggccgggccgggccaggccgggccgggccaggccgggccgggccaggccgggccaggccgggccaggccaggccgggccgggccgggccgggccaggccaggccaggccaggccaggccaggccaggctgatgtacacgccacgccacgccacgccaccccACGCCTTATGTGCCTGACTGTGAGTGACCTTGaaagcacacgcatgcacatattctccacacacacacacacacacacacacaatgcaggaCAATCGCGCTCGTTTTCGTCAGAAGGTAAAAGCGAGCAATTATCTCTTGAATGACTTGAAATTGAAATACTAGGCGGGGAGAAAAAACGGTGCTTTTTACTAAGGTAATAGTTTGCTTTGCCGAGCTAATAGAGCGCACTTGAATAAACCCAGCTTTAGCTATAAATGGCCACTAGGCGTCAGTGTGCCTCTACAAGAGCCATTTCTGCTCCTCTAATCAACAGCTCTTCCAAAGTTTATTTCAGTTCGTAGACAGGAAAATATAGGAATGCAAACGTATGATTGAGTTTTGTTGTATTCGACCGTTTTTTTACTTCGTTCAAAATGTTACTGAAAACACTGCCTGCGTTGAGTTGTACTCACTTACTTTGAATGACTATGTAGTCTTCACTAGTTCAATGGTACGGGCGAGCACTTTCTACTTGAACAATGCAGTATTGAGGTGGACAACTACTCAACTATTAAATTGACCAGTGATTCATTCACAAATTGATTTACAATTAGTTTGTTGGACAGCTGTCTgccgtgtacctaataaagtggctgtTGGGTGGGATAGAAAGCGCAGGCAGTCAAAGTTGTGGCCAAGCGGTGAAGGTGAGTCACCTCGAGTGAGATGAACAAATCAGTTATGTTGTGCACACACCCACtaacccactcactcacccactcacacatGATGATGAGCATTAGAACCAAACAATGAGTGTCGTTTTGGCAAATAGGTTTCAAGCAATGTGTCAGACAAAACCAAAGTGTGAGAAgtaagaaaacacacacacagtgcaacTAGCGACAACGCAAACATAAAATGAAGTTTTATTGAACATTCTGCTCCTGGTGTTAATCAACGGAGTTCCAGGTACTAGCGGAATTTCAACACTGTGTTGCGCTGTGTTTATCATGAAAAACCAAATGTAACGTAATTCACATGTTCATTCATCACAAGCCACATGATGTCGGCTAACAGGTTAGCAAGGTGCAGTTAGAAGACTTAAGACAGCGCTGAGGAACCATTTGTGGGAggcttggctttttttttgggggggggggggggggttccccCCATCGATGTAAGTACCCCACCCACCAAAGGTTGCCCAACCCTGACTTAATGTGTTGAAGCTCTCGACATGCCAACAATGTCATCGGGCCGTACGGGATCGAAATATACGTCACAGAATAGGGAAATACGGCTGCAATAAATACACGGCCGAGTGGCACGGCTTTTTTTGCGGCTGCTAAAGCAAACTTTACTTGTTATCCAGTCTTAGTCTGTCTTGCTCCTCACCGTTAACCGTTAGCGACTTGAGCTGGccgtcctcctccacctccacgCGCTCCTGTCCGTTCTCCACCGTCCTGTACACCAGCACGCCGTTTGGGCTCACGTCGCACCAAGTgatgcaaaacaacaaaaaagagggAATACGTACCGCTTGGTGGTGATTTTTTTGCCGTTGATGAACTTTGTCGAAGTGGACACGGATTTGAAGTTGCCCAttcctcctccgccgccgccaaACGACGAGGAGAAGGAGGCAAAGCCGCCGCTGCCCATGTCGCCGAATGCGTTAAAACCTTGGCACGGGGGGGAGGGACATTAAAACATTCAATGGGATTCCGCTATTGGGATATACGCACCTGAGTTAAGCGACAAGCCCCTGAAATCAAAgggaccgccgccgccgccgcctcttgTCCGGGAACGGGGAGCCCCCAAGTGGCAATTGTGCCCGATAAAGTCGTCAAAAGGGTCGTTGTctgaaaaccaaacaaaagtCACGTGACAAACTCTTTGGTGTtcttttcaaatttgatagACAGTAGTGTTCATATTTGGAGATTTGGAATTCAGCTAGTTTTCAACGAAACAAGGCACACAAATTGAAGTCGAAAGACACGCGGTCGACCTCTCAAAACTGAAAAGACCTGCGGACAGCTGTATTAACTGTGTCCTCCCTTTGGAGGGCGCCAGAGATGTCCCACTTTCAACTGCTCCAAAATGTATGCAGATGAGTTGATTTTAGGAGTCATTTCTTCTCAACATGTCCAACATGTGTTCTTAACACGTCAAACATGATgactttgggttaggtttttttttctccccacgtGCCGCCACGATTGCACGCACTGGACTACGGGTGGCTATTTTGGACAGCATTCCAGCCGGATGATGTCGACGCTCGCATTCAGCTCCATATTTAGAGCTGGGCTCTGCTCTGCCGTCCAGCGCACATGCGAAGGAGGCGGCCCCTCCCTCATGTGGTGgcagcctccctccctccctccctccacgttTGTGACATCATCAGCCGGCCTGCGGTGGCTATAGATGATTTGAAGCCAAGGCAAATGAAATGGCGCTCCATCCAGAGGAGATACTTTGGCAGCATCCTCACAGCAGGTCCCAGAGTTGAGCTGCCAAAGCCATCAAGTCCCATCCACGGATCAAatggatgctgctgctgctgctgctgctgctgctgctgcttccatTATTTTTAGCCAATTTAATAGGGTGGAATTTTTGGGGAATTTTAGCGTTGAAAGACCAAAACATAATTCTCCTATTGCTCACGGATTAGTTTATGGCTTCTGTTTGTTTCAAAAAAATGTTCGGCCACTCACCGAAAAAATCCGCAAAGGGATCTCGGCCAAAGAATTCCCGGAAGACATCCTCAGGCTTTCGGAATGTGAAGCTGTGGCCAAAGTGATTGTTATGGCCTCCTGCGcgacagaaaaaaagaaagaaataaataaaatcaagcaATTTGAGCCATTTCTTTGATGTTCTTGCAAAATGTGTCTGTACTACATACAACAATGTCATTGTGTGTCAATTTAATGTCAAACGTGTCTGAATATAGTaggtcaacacaatcatttgctTGAAGGAGAGTGAGGCAGTGTTCAGCTCCTTACCACCGCCGCCTCCTCCCGCCGCAGGCAGCCCTTGTTTGCCATATTTGTCATAAATATCCCTCTTGTTTTCTACGAGCAGACAGACGCAAAGG includes:
- the dnajb6b gene encoding dnaJ homolog subfamily B member 6b, which encodes MVEYYQTLGVRKDATQADIKKAYRKQALKWHPDKNPDNKEEAEKRFKELAEAYEVLSDENKRDIYDKYGKQGLPAAGGGGGGGHNNHFGHSFTFRKPEDVFREFFGRDPFADFFDNDPFDDFIGHNCHLGAPRSRTRGGGGGGPFDFRGLSLNSGFNAFGDMGSGGFASFSSSFGGGGGGMGNFKSVSTSTKFINGKKITTKRTVENGQERVEVEEDGQLKSLTVNDVPTDDDEHRRRRHNLPVACSHHQRYLRSFAQNPAGDDDEGDEEGDYGLSRGHADPKRKKLWLRESRRRRAPPPRLFFPTFGGFGPFF